Genomic segment of Truepera radiovictrix DSM 17093:
CTCGTGCGCCGCGCCGAGATGCAGCGGCGCGCCGGCGAGGTGCTCCGCACGCTCGCGGCGAGTTTCGGGCCGCAGACGCTCGCGGGCAAGCTGTCGATCGCCGAGCAGCAGCAGGTCGAGATCGCGCGCGCGCTCCTCCACAAAAGCCGCGTGCTGGTCATGGACGAACCCACCACGGCGCTCTCGGACCGGGAGACGGAGCGTTTGTTCGCGGTGATCCGCCGCCTCAAAGCCGAAGGCTTGGCGATCATCTATATCAGCCACCGCATGGCCGAGGTGTACGAGCTCGCCGACCGCGTGAGCGTCCTGCGCGACGGCGCCTACGTGGGTACGCTGGCGCGCGCCGAGCTCTCCTCGAGCCGCTTGGTGCAGCTCATGGTCGGGCGCCCGCTCAAGGAGTTCTACCGCCACGAGCGCGCGACGGGGCGCGCCGAGGTGGTGCTCGAGGTGCGTGGGCTCGCGGGCGGCAAGGTCAAACCGACGAGCTTTGCGCTGCGCGCGGGTGAGATCGTAGGGCTCGCCGGGCTCGTCGGCGCGGGGCGCACGGAGTTGGCGCGCCTCATCTTCGGCGCCGACCCCAAGTCGGCGGGCGAGCTGCACCTGTCGGGGCGGCCGGTGCGCGTCTCTAGCCCCGAGGACGCGGTGCGCGCCGGCATCGGCTACGTCCCCGAAAACCGCAAGGAGCAGGGGCTGTTTTTGGAGCTCTCGGCGCGGGAGAACATCACCATGAACGTGCTCGCCCAAGACGGGCGGGCGGGGGTGCTCAACTTCCGCGCGCTGCGCGCGCGCACCGCCAAGGCCATCGGCGACCTGAACGTACGGGTGGCGAGTCAGGCGACAAAGGCCCTGAGCCTCTCGGGGGGCAACCAGCAAAAGCTTTTGGTCGCGCGTTGGCTCGAGATCGGCCCGCGCGTGCTGCTTTTAGACGAGCCGACGCGCGGGGTCGACGTGGGCGCCAAAGGGGAGATCTACCGCATCATGAACGAGCTCGCCGCGCGCGGGGTGGCGATCTTGTTCATCTCCTCGGAGCTGCCCGAGATCATCGGGATGAGCGACCGCGTGCTCGTGATGCGCGAGGGGGCGCTCGCGGGTGAACTGCGCGCGGGCGAGATTTCACAGGAGGCGATCATGACCCTTGCAACCGGGGCGACGGAGGTCGCATGACGGGCGCAACCGCCAAACCGAACCGCCGCCAGGTGGTCTCGGATTTCGTCCAGGGGTTGGGCATTCTGCCCGTGCTGTTGGTGATCTGCGTGCTCTTCGCGCTGCTGACGCCCAACTTTTTAACGGCCAACAACCTTCTGAACGTGGTCCGCCAAGCCTCGATCAACATCGTGCTGGCTGCGGGGATGACTTTCGTCATCCTCACGGGCGGCATCGACCTCTCGGTTGGTTCGATCTTGGGGGCGACCGCCGTGGCCGGCGTTCTCGTCTCGCTGGTGCCCGAGTGGAGCTGGGCGGCGGTGCCCGTCACCCTCTTGGCGGGGCTCGCGATGGGGCTCTTTAACGGGGCGCTCGTCGCCTACGTCGGGCTGCCCGCCTTTATCGTCACGCTCGGTTCGTACACCGGCCTGCGCGGCCTCGCCTACTTGCTCGCAAACGGAACGACGGTGATTAACAACAACCTCCCCTTTGCGTGGATCGGCAACGCCTACTTGGGGCCGCTGCCGTGGCTCGTGGTGATCGCGCTCGCTGTGGTCGCTATGAGCTGGTTTATCCTGCGCCGCACCGTCTTGGGGGTACACATCTACGCGGTCGGGGGGAACCTGCAGGCCGCGCGCCTGACGGGGATCAAGGTCGGTCTGGTGCTCCTCTTCGTCTACGGCTTTTCCGGGCTGATGTCGGGGCTCGGTGGGGTGATGAGCGCTGCGCGTCTGTATAGCGCCAACGGCAACCTCGGGCAGGGGTACGAGCTCGACGCGATCGCCGCGGTGATCTTGGGCGGTACGAGCTTCGTCGGCGGGGTCGGGACGATCATCGGCACGCTTTTCGGCGCGCTCATTATCGCCGTGCTCAACAACGGCCTGACGCTCATGAACGTGTCGTTTTTCTGGCAGCTCGTCGTCAAGGGGCTAGTGATTATCGTCGCGGTAATTATCGACAAGCTGCGCACGCGCCGGGCCGCGTAGCGCGTGCTCTTAGGCATCGACCTCGGGACGGGTTCGGTCAAGGCGCTCCTGCTAACGCCAGAGGGCGCCGTGCTCGCCGCGGCGTCGGCCCCCTACGAGGTAGCGGCGCCGCGCCCGGGGTGGGCCGAGACGGGCGCCGAAGCGTGGTGGCAAGCGACCGTGACGGCGGTGCGGGCGGCTTTGGCGGCCGCACCGCCGGCGCGGAGCGTGGCGGCGGTCGGCCTCTCCGGGCAGATGCACGGGGTGGTGCTCGCGGACGCGGCGGGGGTGCCGCTGCGGCCAGCGGTGCTCTGGGCGGACGCGCGCGCGGCGCCGCTTCTAGAGCCCTACCGCGAGCTCTTGGGGGGGCTCTGCGCGGCGCTCGAGAACCCCGTCGCGGCGGGGATGGCGGGGCCGACGCTGCTGTGGCTGCGGCGCTATGAGCCGCGGCTGTTGGCGCGCGCCCGCTGGGCGCTGCAACCCAAGGACTGGCTGCGGCTGCGCCTCACGGGGGAGGCCGCGGCGGAGCCCTCGGACGCCTCGGGGACGCTCCTCTACGCCCTTCGCGAGGACGCGTGGCTGATAGCGGCCGCCGAGCGTTTGGGGCTCAACCCGGCGCTGCTGCCGCCTTTGGTGCCCTCGAGCGCCCCCGCCGGGACGCTGCGCCCCGAGGCGGCAGCGGC
This window contains:
- a CDS encoding sugar ABC transporter ATP-binding protein; protein product: MVAVSQKGVAGGGERAPVLEMRGVSKRFPGVKALDGVDLSVYAGEIHALMGENGAGKSTLMKILAGAYTADAGEILLDGQSVSIRSPQDAKRLGVTLIYQELNLAPNLTVAENIFMGSELARGALVRRAEMQRRAGEVLRTLAASFGPQTLAGKLSIAEQQQVEIARALLHKSRVLVMDEPTTALSDRETERLFAVIRRLKAEGLAIIYISHRMAEVYELADRVSVLRDGAYVGTLARAELSSSRLVQLMVGRPLKEFYRHERATGRAEVVLEVRGLAGGKVKPTSFALRAGEIVGLAGLVGAGRTELARLIFGADPKSAGELHLSGRPVRVSSPEDAVRAGIGYVPENRKEQGLFLELSARENITMNVLAQDGRAGVLNFRALRARTAKAIGDLNVRVASQATKALSLSGGNQQKLLVARWLEIGPRVLLLDEPTRGVDVGAKGEIYRIMNELAARGVAILFISSELPEIIGMSDRVLVMREGALAGELRAGEISQEAIMTLATGATEVA
- a CDS encoding ABC transporter permease subunit, with translation MTGATAKPNRRQVVSDFVQGLGILPVLLVICVLFALLTPNFLTANNLLNVVRQASINIVLAAGMTFVILTGGIDLSVGSILGATAVAGVLVSLVPEWSWAAVPVTLLAGLAMGLFNGALVAYVGLPAFIVTLGSYTGLRGLAYLLANGTTVINNNLPFAWIGNAYLGPLPWLVVIALAVVAMSWFILRRTVLGVHIYAVGGNLQAARLTGIKVGLVLLFVYGFSGLMSGLGGVMSAARLYSANGNLGQGYELDAIAAVILGGTSFVGGVGTIIGTLFGALIIAVLNNGLTLMNVSFFWQLVVKGLVIIVAVIIDKLRTRRAA